The following proteins are co-located in the Paludibaculum fermentans genome:
- a CDS encoding EF-hand domain-containing protein, protein MLRSLYVQILRLHPGTFRTRYGDEMLSIYDETARSGRPWPLFSDACVSLGRQWLLRENEPEPQSAPLASSDGVPVFYCADQSMPPKSALFNGGLVALAAFALVGFALGHGQGRRPWNTTFSGSNRAVAGSAGFGVEGGQSAIAFGGGASGGRSSNHSDVGTDSVWVRILRFYENAFSKPRPPAPREATAATWTPAPPPAQAAARTGGSIVYLALSPRTFDTNHDGVVSAEEIADAGAALHAMDRNGDGRLTADDYFAPVRASTAPPPAGEQAALAPASPGAPASQTRAERSLYPTRTAAEYGILRQRGEGSYTLDIVQSAEASDSEAALVRLHPLLQALDTNHDGEISSDEMRNAPAVLRKLDRNHDGRITMDEWPLAPIVTTKMR, encoded by the coding sequence ATGCTGCGGTCTCTCTATGTTCAAATACTGCGTCTCCATCCCGGCACGTTCCGCACGCGCTATGGCGATGAGATGCTCTCGATCTACGACGAAACGGCCCGCTCCGGCCGGCCTTGGCCGCTCTTCAGCGACGCCTGCGTCTCGCTCGGCCGCCAGTGGCTGCTGCGCGAGAACGAACCCGAGCCGCAGTCCGCGCCGCTGGCCTCCAGCGACGGAGTGCCGGTCTTCTACTGCGCCGATCAGTCGATGCCACCCAAGAGCGCGTTGTTCAATGGCGGACTCGTGGCTCTGGCCGCGTTTGCGCTGGTGGGCTTCGCGTTAGGGCACGGGCAGGGCCGCCGACCTTGGAATACCACATTCTCCGGCTCGAATCGCGCCGTGGCGGGCTCCGCCGGTTTTGGTGTGGAAGGCGGCCAATCGGCCATCGCGTTTGGGGGCGGCGCCAGCGGCGGCCGCTCCTCGAACCATAGCGACGTGGGGACCGACTCCGTCTGGGTACGCATCCTGCGTTTCTATGAGAACGCGTTCTCCAAGCCGCGCCCACCGGCTCCGCGCGAAGCCACTGCGGCGACCTGGACCCCCGCTCCGCCACCGGCCCAGGCCGCGGCCCGGACAGGAGGCTCCATCGTGTATCTGGCGCTGTCCCCACGGACCTTTGACACCAATCACGACGGGGTCGTCTCAGCCGAGGAGATCGCGGACGCCGGAGCCGCGCTGCACGCCATGGATCGCAACGGCGATGGCCGCCTGACCGCGGACGACTATTTCGCGCCGGTTCGCGCTTCCACAGCTCCGCCGCCCGCAGGCGAGCAAGCGGCCCTGGCACCGGCCAGTCCTGGGGCTCCAGCTTCGCAGACCCGCGCCGAGCGCTCCCTCTACCCCACGCGTACCGCAGCCGAATACGGCATTCTCCGGCAACGCGGCGAGGGCTCCTACACGCTGGATATCGTGCAAAGTGCGGAAGCGTCGGATTCTGAAGCAGCGCTGGTCCGCCTGCACCCGCTGCTCCAGGCCCTGGACACCAATCACGACGGCGAAATCTCCTCAGACGAGATGCGCAATGCGCCCGCCGTCCTGCGAAAACTCGACAGGAACCACGACGGCCGTATCACCATGGACGAGTGGCCGCTGGCTCCCATCGTCACCACGAAGATGCGCTGA
- a CDS encoding PadR family transcriptional regulator encodes MKPDPTKFLPLLPASLHILLALSAGELHGYAIMQEVARQSNGQYKLGPGTLYDNLQRLTTQGLVEEAGAREGDDDPRRRYYRLGSLGRGVLSAEVERMEAIVHAAKLRLARTKFGRA; translated from the coding sequence ATGAAACCGGATCCCACGAAGTTCCTGCCGCTGCTTCCGGCGTCGCTGCACATCCTGCTTGCGCTGAGCGCGGGCGAACTGCACGGATACGCCATCATGCAGGAGGTGGCGCGGCAGTCGAATGGCCAGTACAAGCTTGGCCCCGGTACGCTCTACGACAATCTCCAGCGGCTCACCACGCAGGGTCTCGTCGAAGAGGCCGGAGCCCGCGAAGGCGACGACGACCCGCGCCGCCGGTACTATCGTCTGGGCTCGCTGGGCCGCGGAGTGCTCAGCGCCGAGGTGGAACGGATGGAAGCGATCGTGCACGCGGCCAAGCTCCGCCTGGCGCGCACGAAATTCGGGAGGGCGTGA
- the hisI gene encoding phosphoribosyl-AMP cyclohydrolase, with translation MDLDFNKTGGMIPAVVQDVTTGRVLMVGFMNEEAFQKTVATGLTTFYSRSRNKLWTKGESSGHTLVVKSIQTDCDKDCVLVQVEAQGPGVCHEGYQSCFFRTLEEGEWKITEAQTYDPKAVY, from the coding sequence ATGGATCTCGACTTCAATAAGACCGGCGGCATGATTCCCGCCGTTGTCCAGGATGTGACCACGGGCCGTGTACTCATGGTCGGTTTCATGAACGAGGAAGCGTTTCAGAAGACCGTGGCCACGGGGCTGACGACCTTCTATAGCCGCAGCCGCAACAAGCTCTGGACCAAGGGCGAATCGTCGGGCCACACGCTGGTGGTGAAGTCGATCCAGACCGATTGCGACAAGGATTGCGTGCTGGTGCAGGTGGAGGCGCAGGGACCGGGCGTCTGTCACGAAGGCTACCAGTCGTGCTTCTTCCGGACCCTGGAAGAGGGCGAGTGGAAGATCACCGAAGCACAGACCTACGATCCGAAAGCCGTTTATTAA
- the hisG gene encoding ATP phosphoribosyltransferase, whose amino-acid sequence MKLKLGIPKGSLEQATVDLFRRAGFNITTSSRSYFPSIDDPEVECMLIRAQEMARYVEDGVLDAGLTGRDWVIENDSEVETVADLIYAKQSFGKVRWVLAVPEASPVKTVKDLEGKIIATELVGATKRYLAANGVTAKVEFSWGATEVKPPELADAIVEVTETGSSLRANKLRIVETVMESNTQLVANKSAWADAWKRQKLEDMRMLLQGAINALGKVGLMLNVNKENLEAVLGVLPALKNPTISPLSDGQWFAVNTILDESTVRTIIPRLKQAGAEGIVEYPLNKIIL is encoded by the coding sequence ATGAAACTCAAACTCGGCATCCCCAAGGGCTCACTGGAACAGGCCACCGTGGATCTGTTCCGCCGCGCCGGATTCAATATCACCACCTCGTCCCGCTCCTACTTCCCGTCGATCGACGATCCGGAAGTGGAGTGCATGTTGATCCGCGCGCAGGAGATGGCCCGCTACGTCGAAGACGGCGTGCTGGACGCCGGCCTCACCGGACGCGACTGGGTGATTGAGAACGACTCGGAAGTGGAAACCGTAGCCGACCTCATCTACGCCAAGCAGAGCTTTGGCAAGGTGCGCTGGGTGCTGGCCGTGCCGGAAGCCTCTCCGGTGAAGACCGTGAAGGACCTGGAAGGCAAGATCATCGCGACCGAACTGGTGGGCGCGACGAAGCGTTACCTGGCCGCCAACGGCGTGACCGCCAAGGTGGAGTTCAGCTGGGGCGCGACCGAAGTAAAGCCTCCGGAACTGGCCGACGCCATCGTGGAAGTGACCGAGACCGGCAGTTCGCTGCGCGCGAACAAGCTGCGCATCGTCGAGACGGTGATGGAATCGAACACCCAGTTGGTCGCCAACAAGTCAGCGTGGGCGGATGCCTGGAAGCGGCAGAAGCTGGAAGACATGCGGATGCTGCTGCAGGGCGCCATCAACGCGCTGGGCAAAGTGGGGCTGATGCTGAACGTCAATAAGGAGAATCTGGAGGCGGTGCTGGGTGTGCTGCCGGCCCTGAAGAATCCGACGATCAGCCCGTTGAGTGACGGCCAGTGGTTTGCCGTGAACACGATTCTCGATGAGTCGACCGTGCGCACCATCATCCCGCGGCTCAAGCAGGCGGGCGCGGAAGGCATCGTCGAGTATCCGTTGAACAAGATCATTCTGTAG
- the hisD gene encoding histidinol dehydrogenase, which translates to MLRIVESRQAGRLLKRRAARMTEAEEAVRPILDAVRTRGDAALLEYAQKFDKLTRKSVAVPGAELQAAASRLSPAFRKAVTTSAKNVKAYAKLQLPQVKKTQPSPGLKLSQIVRPLDSVAAYIPAGRYPLPSTVIMTVVPALVAGVENIMVCSPRPVDEIFGTASILGATRVFEMGGAHAIAAFAYGTKTVPRADRIVGPGNIYVAAAKKLLAGEVGIDFVAGPTEILIIAEEANPAWLAADMLAQAEHDTDASAILLTTSRSLAEAVVAEVEKQLQTLPTAATARVAIDKNSAVILVADSAEAVELSNRFAPEHLSIHDAKLLPGIRHAGSVFVGATSPEAAGDYASGPNHVLPTSGAARLRGGLSAADYVKVISVQELSGKALRALTPAITTLARAEGLEAHARSVEVRNA; encoded by the coding sequence ATGCTACGAATCGTCGAATCCAGGCAGGCCGGGCGGTTGCTGAAGCGGCGCGCGGCGCGGATGACGGAGGCGGAAGAGGCCGTACGGCCGATTCTGGACGCAGTAAGAACTCGCGGCGATGCCGCGCTGCTGGAGTACGCGCAGAAGTTCGACAAGCTGACCCGCAAGAGCGTAGCGGTGCCGGGCGCGGAACTGCAGGCAGCGGCGTCCCGCCTGTCGCCCGCGTTTCGCAAAGCGGTCACGACCAGCGCGAAGAACGTCAAAGCCTACGCCAAGCTGCAACTGCCGCAGGTGAAGAAGACCCAGCCGTCGCCGGGGTTGAAGCTGAGCCAGATTGTGCGGCCGCTGGATTCGGTGGCCGCCTACATTCCGGCGGGCCGCTATCCCCTGCCCTCCACGGTGATCATGACCGTGGTGCCCGCGCTGGTGGCGGGCGTCGAGAACATCATGGTCTGCTCGCCGCGGCCGGTGGACGAGATCTTCGGTACCGCCTCGATCCTGGGCGCGACACGGGTCTTCGAGATGGGCGGAGCGCACGCCATTGCGGCCTTTGCCTACGGCACGAAGACCGTGCCACGCGCGGACCGCATCGTGGGTCCGGGCAACATCTATGTGGCCGCGGCCAAGAAGCTGCTGGCCGGCGAGGTGGGCATCGACTTCGTTGCGGGCCCGACGGAGATCCTGATCATCGCCGAAGAGGCAAACCCCGCGTGGCTGGCGGCCGACATGCTGGCGCAGGCGGAGCACGATACCGACGCATCGGCGATCCTGCTGACGACTTCGCGTTCGCTGGCCGAAGCCGTGGTGGCCGAAGTCGAGAAACAGCTCCAGACACTGCCGACCGCCGCCACCGCGCGGGTCGCGATCGATAAGAACTCGGCCGTGATCCTGGTGGCCGATTCGGCCGAGGCGGTGGAACTGTCGAACCGGTTTGCGCCGGAGCATCTGTCGATCCACGACGCGAAGCTGCTGCCGGGCATCCGGCATGCCGGCAGTGTGTTTGTCGGTGCGACGAGCCCGGAAGCCGCGGGCGACTACGCGTCGGGTCCGAACCATGTCCTGCCGACCTCCGGCGCGGCCCGGCTGCGCGGCGGGTTGAGCGCGGCCGACTATGTGAAGGTGATCTCCGTGCAGGAACTGTCCGGCAAAGCCCTGCGGGCGCTGACTCCGGCCATCACAACGCTGGCAAGGGCCGAGGGTTTGGAAGCGCACGCGCGGTCAGTGGAGGTGCGCAATGCCTAA
- the hisC gene encoding histidinol-phosphate transaminase, whose amino-acid sequence MPKPRPAVVEMAPYSPPASGRDGKLRLDFNENTVGCSPKVLELLRAKLSEEQLTVYPEYEAARLALSDYFQVPQSEFLITNGTDEAIQVLINTYVDNDDDVIVLHPSYAMYRFYAEVAGAKVRDIPYRAGDLTFPIDELIAAIRPDTKAILVSNPNNPTGTAIGIGDIVRILAAAPNAAVLIDEAYYEFYGVTALRMTDQYPNLFVSRTFSKAFGMAALRVGCLFSQKENVQYMHKAQSPYSVNLLAAIAVRAAVEDRTYVSNYAAQAVEAREALYRGFEKRGIAYYPSQANFVLFQAGAQAVPVRDALRARGILVRDRSYELAGTVRVTAGTTAQVARFFQALDEVWK is encoded by the coding sequence ATGCCTAAGCCGAGACCGGCCGTGGTGGAGATGGCTCCGTATTCGCCGCCGGCGTCGGGCCGCGACGGCAAGCTGCGCCTGGACTTCAACGAGAACACCGTCGGGTGTTCGCCGAAGGTGCTGGAACTGCTGCGCGCGAAGCTGAGCGAAGAACAGTTGACGGTCTATCCGGAATATGAGGCGGCTCGGCTCGCCCTATCGGATTACTTCCAGGTGCCGCAGTCGGAGTTCCTGATCACCAACGGCACCGACGAAGCGATTCAGGTGTTGATCAATACGTATGTCGATAACGACGACGACGTGATCGTGCTGCACCCGTCTTATGCGATGTACCGCTTCTATGCCGAAGTGGCGGGCGCGAAGGTGCGCGACATCCCTTATCGCGCCGGTGATCTGACGTTCCCCATCGATGAACTGATCGCGGCGATCCGGCCGGATACGAAGGCGATTCTGGTCTCGAATCCCAACAACCCGACGGGGACGGCGATCGGGATCGGCGACATCGTCCGGATCCTGGCTGCCGCGCCCAATGCGGCAGTGCTGATCGACGAAGCCTACTACGAGTTCTACGGCGTGACGGCGCTACGGATGACAGACCAGTATCCGAATCTGTTCGTGAGCCGCACGTTCTCCAAGGCCTTCGGCATGGCAGCGCTGCGCGTGGGCTGCCTGTTCTCCCAGAAAGAGAACGTACAGTACATGCACAAAGCGCAATCGCCTTACAGCGTAAACCTGCTGGCGGCGATTGCGGTGCGCGCGGCGGTGGAAGATCGGACCTACGTCTCGAACTACGCCGCACAGGCCGTGGAGGCACGCGAAGCGCTCTATCGCGGCTTCGAGAAACGCGGCATCGCCTACTATCCCAGCCAGGCGAACTTCGTGCTGTTCCAGGCCGGCGCGCAAGCAGTCCCGGTGCGTGACGCACTCAGGGCGCGCGGCATTCTGGTGCGCGACCGCAGCTACGAACTGGCAGGCACGGTGCGCGTGACCGCCGGTACCACCGCCCAGGTGGCGCGGTTCTTCCAGGCACTGGACGAGGTGTGGAAGTGA
- a CDS encoding HAD-IA family hydrolase yields the protein MKDSLLVFDMDGVLAEVGDSYRETIVQTVAHFTGQQVARERIQDYKNQGGWNNDWALSQRLCQDLGVDVPYEEVIERFNLIFLGDDFNGLILKEQWVPRNGLLERLSERYDLSIFTGRPLKDAAHTLRRFASGIVFSPMITMESVTEHKPAPQGLHLIRAERPDAKMFYVGDTVDDARSARAAGVPFIGIAAPANPRHAELVDVLKSEAAIAVLDDINQLEGVLP from the coding sequence GTGAAGGACTCGCTACTCGTCTTCGACATGGACGGAGTGCTGGCCGAGGTCGGCGATTCGTACCGCGAGACGATCGTACAGACCGTTGCCCACTTCACCGGCCAGCAGGTGGCGCGCGAACGAATCCAGGACTACAAGAATCAGGGCGGCTGGAACAACGACTGGGCGCTCTCCCAGCGACTCTGCCAGGACCTCGGAGTCGACGTCCCCTACGAGGAGGTGATCGAACGCTTCAACCTCATCTTCCTGGGCGACGACTTCAACGGACTGATCCTGAAAGAACAGTGGGTGCCGCGCAACGGCCTGCTGGAGCGGTTGAGCGAGCGCTACGACCTCTCCATCTTCACCGGCCGTCCCTTGAAAGATGCCGCGCACACGCTGCGGCGCTTCGCCTCCGGCATCGTGTTCTCGCCGATGATTACGATGGAGAGCGTGACGGAGCACAAGCCCGCGCCGCAGGGGCTGCACCTGATCCGGGCGGAACGTCCCGATGCGAAAATGTTCTATGTGGGCGATACGGTGGACGACGCCCGCAGCGCGCGTGCCGCCGGAGTCCCGTTCATCGGCATCGCCGCGCCGGCCAATCCCCGGCATGCGGAACTGGTGGACGTACTGAAATCAGAGGCCGCCATCGCCGTGCTGGATGACATCAATCAGTTGGAAGGAGTTCTGCCATGA
- the hisB gene encoding imidazoleglycerol-phosphate dehydratase HisB — protein MKRTAVIERITKETQIRASLTIEGKGRYEISTGVRFLDHMLELFSKHGGFDMSLIARGDLDVDQHHTVEDAGIVLGQLFSKALGDRKGINRAGYFVLPMDETLAVAAVDLGGRPYLVYEDRVKTRLVGDLQSELLEDFFHGFTTHAGANLHAKIMHGRSNHHKVEAIFKCFARAMKFACSKDARLKDELPSTKGLL, from the coding sequence ATGAAGCGCACAGCCGTCATTGAACGCATTACGAAAGAGACGCAGATTCGCGCCAGCCTCACCATCGAGGGCAAGGGCCGCTACGAGATCTCCACCGGAGTGCGCTTTCTCGACCACATGCTGGAGCTCTTCTCCAAGCACGGCGGCTTCGACATGTCGCTGATCGCGCGCGGCGACCTCGACGTCGACCAGCACCACACGGTGGAAGATGCCGGCATCGTGCTGGGGCAGCTTTTCTCTAAGGCGCTGGGCGACCGCAAGGGCATCAACCGCGCCGGTTACTTCGTCCTGCCAATGGACGAGACGCTGGCCGTGGCCGCAGTCGACCTGGGCGGGCGTCCGTATCTTGTCTACGAAGACCGCGTAAAGACGCGCCTGGTGGGCGACCTGCAATCCGAACTGCTGGAAGACTTCTTCCACGGCTTCACCACCCATGCCGGCGCCAACCTGCACGCCAAGATCATGCACGGGCGCTCGAACCACCACAAAGTGGAAGCGATCTTCAAGTGTTTCGCGCGGGCGATGAAGTTCGCCTGCTCGAAGGACGCTCGGCTGAAGGACGAACTGCCATCCACGAAAGGACTGCTGTGA
- the hisH gene encoding imidazole glycerol phosphate synthase subunit HisH, translating to MITVVNYGAGNLRSVENTLGEIGATYHLTQSAAEIEAAEKLILPGVGHLGQMMRALDELGLRDALVRKAKSGAPFLGICLGLQAMFEGGEEAPEQKGLALFPGQVGRFPMDARVPHMGWNEIVPLGSPRLLRNIGPKPYVYFAHSYYCPLSEATAATCHYTRDYTAVLESGNIFGVQFHPEKSGPLGLKIVKNFVEL from the coding sequence GTGATCACGGTCGTCAATTATGGTGCGGGCAATTTGCGGTCGGTGGAGAACACGCTCGGCGAGATCGGGGCGACCTATCACCTGACGCAGAGCGCGGCGGAGATCGAAGCGGCGGAGAAGCTGATCCTGCCCGGTGTCGGCCACCTCGGACAGATGATGCGGGCCCTGGATGAACTGGGCCTGCGGGACGCTCTGGTGCGGAAGGCGAAGTCCGGCGCACCGTTCCTGGGCATCTGCCTCGGACTGCAGGCAATGTTCGAGGGCGGCGAAGAGGCTCCGGAACAAAAGGGACTCGCATTGTTTCCAGGGCAGGTCGGCCGGTTTCCGATGGACGCCCGGGTCCCGCACATGGGCTGGAACGAGATCGTGCCGCTGGGCTCCCCGCGGCTGCTGCGCAACATCGGCCCGAAACCGTATGTCTACTTCGCGCACAGCTACTACTGCCCGCTGAGCGAGGCCACCGCCGCCACCTGCCACTACACCCGCGACTACACGGCGGTGCTGGAGTCCGGCAACATCTTCGGCGTGCAGTTCCATCCGGAGAAGTCCGGACCGCTGGGCCTGAAGATCGTCAAGAATTTCGTGGAGCTCTGA
- the hisF gene encoding imidazole glycerol phosphate synthase subunit HisF has product MLAKRIIPCLDVTGGRVVKGVNFVGLRDAGDPVELADRYNEQGADELVFLDITASSDGRDTMVDVVARTARKVFIPLTVGGGIREVEDARRIIHSGADKVSVNTAAVRRPELITEVSHEFGAQACVLAIDAKRNSKGGWNVYTKGGRVDEGIDAVEWAARGEALGAGEILLTSMDTDGVQDGFDCALTRAVSRATHIPVIASGGAGTPEHFIRVLTDGEADAALAASIFHYGTFTVDQLKAELEKAGIPVRRTA; this is encoded by the coding sequence ATGCTGGCCAAACGCATCATTCCCTGCCTGGACGTGACCGGCGGCCGCGTCGTGAAGGGCGTCAATTTCGTCGGGCTGCGCGATGCCGGTGATCCGGTGGAGCTGGCCGACCGCTATAACGAACAGGGCGCCGACGAACTCGTCTTCCTGGACATCACGGCCTCTTCGGACGGCCGCGACACCATGGTGGACGTCGTGGCCCGTACGGCGCGCAAAGTCTTCATCCCGCTCACGGTGGGCGGCGGCATCCGCGAGGTGGAGGACGCCCGGCGCATCATCCACTCCGGCGCGGACAAGGTGAGCGTCAACACGGCAGCCGTGCGGCGGCCGGAGCTGATCACCGAGGTCAGCCACGAGTTCGGCGCCCAGGCGTGCGTCCTGGCCATCGACGCCAAACGCAACAGCAAGGGCGGCTGGAATGTCTACACCAAGGGCGGCCGCGTGGACGAAGGCATCGACGCGGTGGAGTGGGCGGCGCGCGGCGAAGCCCTGGGCGCCGGCGAGATCCTCCTCACGTCGATGGATACCGACGGCGTGCAGGACGGCTTCGATTGCGCCCTGACCCGCGCAGTGTCACGCGCCACACACATCCCGGTGATCGCCTCCGGCGGCGCGGGCACGCCCGAACACTTCATCCGCGTCCTGACCGACGGCGAAGCTGACGCCGCACTGGCCGCCTCCATTTTTCACTACGGCACATTTACCGTGGATCAGTTGAAAGCCGAGCTCGAGAAGGCCGGCATTCCGGTGAGGAGAACCGCTTGA
- a CDS encoding 1-(5-phosphoribosyl)-5-[(5-phosphoribosylamino)methylideneamino]imidazole-4-carboxamide isomerase, which produces MIIPCIDLQDGKVVQLVQGREKALEGAAPLEMLERFRDFPEIQVIDLDAAMGRGENNAIVEMLAGKARCRVGGGVRTPERARTLVECGADTVIVGTSAFTQTGVNHELLSAISQEVTPERVMIAIDTKGGRITVKGWTASLDLTAEQVIAQLEPYCGAYLATYVDKEGMLQGTDIDWFRGLRAATRKNITAAGGITTLDDIRQLTALQIDCALGMAIYTGRLDLKELAALNAQ; this is translated from the coding sequence TTGATTATTCCGTGTATCGACCTGCAGGACGGCAAGGTCGTTCAACTGGTACAAGGCCGCGAGAAGGCGCTGGAAGGCGCCGCTCCCCTGGAGATGCTGGAGCGTTTCCGCGACTTCCCGGAGATCCAGGTGATCGACCTGGACGCCGCCATGGGCCGCGGCGAGAACAACGCAATTGTCGAGATGCTGGCCGGCAAGGCCCGCTGCCGCGTGGGCGGCGGCGTCAGGACTCCTGAGCGCGCCCGCACGCTGGTGGAATGCGGCGCCGACACGGTGATCGTCGGAACGTCAGCGTTCACACAGACGGGCGTGAACCATGAACTGCTCTCGGCCATCTCGCAGGAAGTCACGCCAGAACGCGTGATGATCGCCATCGACACCAAAGGCGGCCGCATCACGGTGAAGGGCTGGACCGCCAGCCTGGACCTCACAGCCGAGCAGGTGATCGCGCAACTGGAGCCCTACTGCGGAGCCTACCTGGCGACCTACGTCGACAAAGAAGGCATGTTGCAGGGCACCGACATCGATTGGTTCCGCGGCTTGCGCGCCGCCACGCGGAAGAACATCACGGCCGCCGGCGGCATCACCACGCTGGACGACATCCGTCAGTTGACTGCGCTCCAAATTGATTGCGCCCTGGGCATGGCCATTTACACCGGCCGCCTGGATCTGAAAGAATTGGCAGCGTTGAACGCCCAATGA
- a CDS encoding exonuclease domain-containing protein, producing MKLKACIADVETTGLSNTTDEVVELGLVLFEFDHISGEVYGVVDEYTGLRDPGRPIPAGATEAHGLTWDDVRGKALDDAAVRSIFARSTMMIAHNARFDRGFIERMYPETRRLPWVCSMDGVAWRNKGFRSKGLQELLRHHNIVAEAAHRALDDARNTLLLLSQKQGDGRTYLADLLARVK from the coding sequence ATGAAATTGAAGGCCTGCATTGCCGATGTCGAGACAACAGGTCTCAGCAACACGACGGACGAAGTAGTCGAACTGGGACTCGTCCTGTTCGAGTTCGACCATATCAGCGGAGAAGTCTACGGAGTAGTGGACGAGTACACCGGCCTGCGCGATCCGGGCCGCCCGATCCCCGCCGGCGCCACCGAGGCGCATGGTCTCACCTGGGACGATGTACGCGGCAAGGCCCTGGACGACGCAGCGGTGCGGAGCATCTTCGCCCGCAGCACCATGATGATCGCCCACAACGCGCGCTTCGACCGCGGCTTCATCGAACGCATGTACCCCGAGACGCGCCGCCTGCCCTGGGTCTGCTCGATGGACGGCGTAGCCTGGCGCAACAAGGGCTTCCGCTCCAAGGGCCTGCAGGAACTGCTGCGCCATCACAACATCGTGGCCGAGGCGGCGCACCGTGCGCTGGACGACGCCCGGAATACACTGCTGCTGCTGTCGCAGAAGCAGGGCGACGGGCGAACCTATCTGGCCGATCTGCTCGCCCGTGTGAAGTAG